The genomic segment TTTCAGGGGTAGCGCCTTGTCGGTCATAGGCGCCCATCTCCGAAACTGTCTTTCCATGATGGCTGGGCACCCTCATGTGGAAGTGCTGCAGCCTCGAAAATGCCTCGTGCAATGGCGCGGGCGGTGACGAGTGTCGCCAGATGGCAAAGCTCGGAAAAATCTGCCGCAGCGCGCAGAGGCTTGCGCCCCGTTGCGGCTGCAAACATCGTGTCACCATCGCTGGACAGATGAGACGGCAGAATGGCCCGCGCCAGACCATCATGCGCCATGATGGAAAGACGATGCGCCTGCGCTTTCGTCAAGATGGCATCGGTGACGACGGCGCCAATGGTGGTCGCGGTCAGCGTGACCCCCTTGATCCGCATTGCTGTATCAGTGCCTGTAAACACGCTCGGCAAGCCATGCCCGCCAAATTCGCCGCTGTCTTCAAAGGGCGCTGCCCAGAAATGCTGACCAGCACCGACCGTTGCCGAGCCCATGGCATTGACGGCAACGATGGCGGCGACACGAAGACCGTTGGATGTTTGAGCGCTGGCAGAACCAAGGCCTCCTTTAAAGGTTGCCGTGGTGCCACCCGTTCCGGCACCCACTGTGCCAAGCGCAAAAGGTGTGGCTGAAGCGGCCTTGAATGCTTCATATCCCATGTCGCGGTATGGCGAGTGCAGGCCCCAATTCTTGTTTCCGCCATTCAGGAGGTCCATCAGGATCGCCTGCGGCACGATGGGAACCTTGGCGGGACCGACCTGAAAACCACGACCGATCTCGCGCAAACCCGATTGGACGCCACCCGCAGCATCCAGCCCAAAGGCCGAACCACCGGAAAGAACGAAGGCATCCACGGCCTCGACGGTCATGGATGGATCGAGTAGTGCAGTATCACGACCACCCGGCGCACCACCCAGCACCGAGCCGGACGCGATGGCAGGCGTATCGAAAATGATCGCCGTAACGCCGGATCCCAAAACGAAATCCGTCGCATGGCCGACGGCAACGCCATCGATATCGGTCAGAAGATTATGCAAGAGCGGGCATCCCTCCATGTCATGCCGGTATCCCGCCCTTGGCCTTCCTTGTCAACGGATCACGAAAACACAGCCGTTCCAATCATCGGCGTGGATGGAACCGCCATGTCACGCGGTTCCAGCATGCCGGAAAGACAGGCCTCGCGGCCTGCCGTGACGGCTTTCGCAAAGGCTCCCGCCATCAGCACCGGATTGCCGGCACCCGCCACCGCCGTGTTGAGCAGCACAGCATCGAAGCCGAGCTCCATCACCGTTGCGGCATGGGAGGGACGGCCAAGGCCCGCATCCACGATCATGGAGACATCGGGAAAATGGGCGCGCATGGAGCGCAACGCACTGATGTTGAGCGGCCCCATGGCACTGCCGATGGGCGCGCACCATGGCATCAGAACCTTGCATCCGGCATCCACCAGCTTTTCGGCAACCACCAGATCATCGGTCGTATAGGGAAAGACATCAAAGCCGTCATCGGAAAGAATACGTGCCGCCTCCACCAATGCGAAGACATCCGGCTGGAGTGTATCGTGGTGGCCAATCACCTCCAGCTTGATCCAGTTTGTCTTGAAAACCTCCCGCGCCATCCTCGCCGTCAGCACGGCTTCCTTGGCCGTATGGCAACCGGCGGTATTCGGCAAAACCAGTCGATCCAGCTCACGGATCATCTCGAAAAACTGCCCGCCCGTTTTCCCGCCTGCAGTTTCACGGCGCAGCGAGATGGTCAGAATATCCGTGCGGCTGGCGCGAACGGCATCTGCCAGCACTGCCGGAGACGGATAGCGCGCCGTGCCGAGAAGAAGCCTGGAACTGACCTCGCGTTCATAAAGCGTCAACATCGATCAGCCTCCCTGCATGGGTGAGAGAATTTCGATCCTGTCAAAATCCTTCAGACGAAAATCAGAGCGATCTTCTGCGTGGACGAGATCGCCATTGACGGCGGTCGCCAGCCAGTCGCCCTCGTAGTCAAGCATCGCCAGCAGCTGTGACAGCGTCGCTGTGGCAAGATCACGCTCTTGCCCGTTCACCAGAACTCGCATGGGAAACCTCCTTGTTTTCTATGATGTCGGCAGCCTGTTGCGCCATGGCAGGCGAAAGCAGGAAGCCGTGCCGATAGGCACCATTGATGTGCAGCGTCTTGCCGTTCTCTTCGATCCCGGGGAGATTGTCAGGAAAGGCGGGACGGATGCCTGTTCCCATCTCTATGATTTTTGCCTCCCCGAAGGCCGGATGCAGCGCATACGCGGCGTTGAGGAGTTCCATCAGCGACCGTGCCGAGATCGGCCCGCCATCCTGCGATTCGATCATCGTCGCACCAACCATGAAGCGGCCCGGCTCACGCGGCACGATGTAATGGGGAATACGCGGGTGCAGCAGCCGGACGGGACGGGAAAGCGATACCTCGCCGGTGGAGAGATAAAGCATCTCGCCCCGCACCCCGCGGAGCGCTGGAAGCGTGCCGACTTGGGCGTGCCCTGTGCAATCGATGACCCTGTCAAAGTCTGCTTCCGCCACGCCGTCTTCTCCGAGGTGGAAAGCCACGCCCTTGGCAACCAAGCGCTGCTGCAAGGCCAGCAAAGCGAGCCTCGGATCGAGATGGCCTTCATCCGCAAACAGAAGTCCCTGCCGGAAGCGGCCCGCCAGATCCGGTTCCAGTTCGCCGATCTCGTCCTCAGCCATGAGCCGGTGGTTGCGCGTGCGCGCGGCAAAGCGGGAGAGTTCCGCACGGTCACGGGCCGGAGCCACGACCAGCGTGCCGTTTCGCACCACGAGACCCGGCGTGGCCTCATCCCACCAGTCGAGCGCAGACCGCCCCAGCGCGATGACGGCCTCATCAGCGCTTTCCCGTTCGCACCAGGGCGCCAGCATGCCACCGGCATACCAGGACGCGCCGCGACCGACCTCGGTGGAGATGTCGAAGACCTCCACCGAAAAGCCGCGCTCTGTCAGTTCAAGCGCAGCCGTCAAACCGACGACGCCTGCGCCTTTGATGAGAACACGCATGTCACTCACCCGGTGTTGGTTGCGCAAGCGGCAGATAAAGCTCACCGCCTTGCTTGAATTTCTCGGCCATAGCCTCGAGTCCTTCCTTCTGAGCCTCGGCGCGGATGTCGTGCGAAATGCGCATGGAACAGAATTTCGGCCCGCACATGGAGCAGAAATGGGCAACCTTGTGCGCTTCCTTCGGCAAGGTCTCGTCATGGAAGGACCGCGCCGTCTCGGGATCGAGCGACAGGTTGAACTGGTCTTCCCAGCGGAACTCGAAGCGGGCACGCGACAGGGCATTGTCGCGGATTTGCGCCGCCGGATGGCCCTTGGCGAGATCGGCCGCATGCGCCGCGATCTTGTAGGTAATCACACCCACCTTCACGTCGTCTCGATCCGGCAGACCGAGATGTTCCTTCGGCGTGACGTAGCAAAGCATGGCCGTACCGAACCAACCGATCATGGCCGCCCCTATGCCGGAGGTGATATGGTCATAGCCGGGGGCAATATCGGTCGTCAGCGGCCCCAGCGTATAGAAGGGTGCTTCACCACAAACCTTCAACTGCTTGTCCATGTTCTCCTTGATCTTGTGCATCGGCACATGGCCGGGGCCTTCGATCATGACTTGGCAATCCTTAGCCCAAGCGATCTGCGTGAGTTCGCCCAGAGTTTCCAGCTCGGCAAACTGTGCGGCGTCGTTTGCATCGGCGATCGAACCGGGGCGCAGGCCATCGCCCAGCGAAAACGACACGTCATAGGCCCGGCAGATGTCGCAGATTTCTTCGAAATGCTCGTAGAGGAAAGATTCCTTGTGATGATGCAGGCACCACTTGGCCATGATCGAGCCGCCACGCGAGACGATACCTGTGACGCGATTGACGGTGAGCGGTATGTAATGCAGTCGCACACCGGCATGGATGGTGAAGTAATCGACGCCCTGCTCGGCCTGCTCGATCAGCGTATCGCGGAACACCTCCCAAGTCAGGTCTTCGGCAATGCCGTTCACCTTTTCCAGCGCCTGATAAAGCGGCACCGTACCGATGGGAACCGGCGAATTGCGGATGATCCACTCGCGTATATTGTGGATGTTGCGCCCGGTCGACAGGTCCATGACCGTATCTCCGCCCCAGCGGATGGCCCACACCATTTTCTCCACTTCTTCCGCCATGGAAGAGGTGACGGCAGAATTGCCGATATTAGCGTTGATCTTCACCAGAAAGTTCCGACCGATGATCATCGGTTCGGCCTCGGGGTGGTTGATGTTGGCCGGGATGATGGCCCTGCCCGCTGCCAATTCTTGGCGCACGAATTCCGGCGTGACGAAATCGGGAATGTGAGCGCCGAAGCTCTCGCCATCGCGCACCATCTTTCCTTTGAGGGCTTCCCGGCCCAGATTTTCGCGAATCGCGACAAATTCCATTTCGGCGGTAATGATGCCCGCCCGCGCGTAGGCGAGCTGAGTGACGGCCTTGCCATCGATTGCGCGCAGCGGCTGGTTTCGAACGGGAAATTCCGGCGTGAGACGTTCGCCTGTGGCAAAGCCGTTGTCTTCGGGTTTGACGTGTCGGCCCTCATAGGCCACGACATCGCCGCGTGCCAGAACCCAGTCATGGCGAAGGCGCGGCAAGCCGCCTTCGATATCGAGGCGGTGACTTGGATCGGTGTAGGGACCAGAGGAATCGTACACCGTGACAGGCGGTTCGCCTGCGGTCGGATGCACGGCAATTTCGCGCATGGGAACGCGAATGTCAGGGTGAAGAACGCCCGGCTTGTGCACCTTAGTGGAGGCGGGCAGCGGACCGGTGGTCACGTTGGGCGAGATGGTTTTGGCAACAATGTTCATCGTGAGGCTCCAAAGCAAAACAGTGGAGACCCAGTTCGAGCATGAAAGACGAAAAAATCACGGAGGAGTGGATGAGGGAACATCATCCGTCACAGCCAAGCTGCGCTTTTCCGTGTTTGCACCGTCCCTACGCCAGTATGAACTGGATCAGGTTCAACGGGTCACTGCGCATCGTAGCAGTATCTCAGCCCCTTGACGGGACACCCCTGGTGAATGCCTCAATCAGAAACCCGACACCGGCTTTTGTCAAGTCGATATCTGAAAGGTGTATGGCCGTGGAGCGCGGTCACGACAAATTAACCTAAGCGTTTATTCGAATGTTATTTTTTGAAGCGTAATTCGGAGAATGAGCTATGATGGCAGCCATTCGACTGGAGACTACTTGAGATGAATTCAACTATTCGTGAAATACTATCGAAATTCGGTCAACTTCCCGTGCCTGTCGATACAATTGCCGATGATGCCGATCTTTATACAGCAGGCCTTTCTTCCTTTGCGTCCGTCCAGTTGATGCTTGGATTGGAAGAGGCCTTCGACATCGAATTCCCTGACAGCATGCTCAACCGCAAATCCTTCGCCAGCATCGCCGCCATCGAAGCGACGGTCAAAGCCATTCTCGACGGCAAAGAGGCAGCCTGATGGACGCGTCCGTCGCGTCCACTGAAGCGGCATTGTCCGCGCGGGCAGCGCGGGTTGCAGCAATAGCCGCAAAGCACGCCGACGATGTCGATGCAGCCGGACGCTTTCCGAAAGAGGCCATCGACGCTCTGCGTGCCGAGCGGCTGCTTGGCATTCAAATTCCGCCCCATCTCGGTGGCGAAGGCGCAAGCCTTCTCCAGATAACGGATATATGCTGCACCCTCGGGCAGGCTTGCTCGGCGACGGCGATGATTTTCGCCATGCACCAGATCAAGACGTCGAGCCTGGTCGAGCACGGTGAAGACAGCGCGTGGCACAGCGCTTTCATGCGCCGCATGGCGGCTGAGCAATTGCTGCTGGGCTCCGCCACGACCGAAGGCGGTATCGGCGGAAATCTGCGAAATTCCATTTGCGCCATCGAAATCGATGGCGAGCGCTGCCGCTTGCAAAAAGACGCCACCGTCATTTCCTACGGCAGTGAAGCAGATGCGATCCTCATCACATCTCGCGCCAACGCGGATGCTTCACCGACCGATCAGGTGATGACCGTTTTCCTGAAAGACCAGTACCAGCTCGAAAAAACACACGTCTGGAATACGCTGGGCATGCGCGGGACCTGTTCGGATGGCTTTCTGTTCAACGGCGAAGCACCCGCCGAGCAGGTCTTTCAGAAGCCCTTTGCCGAAATCGCCGCGCAGTCCATGCTGGCCACATCGCATCTGTTCTGGAGCGGTGTGTGGTACGGAATTGCAGCCGATGCGGTTGCCCGCGCGCAGGCATTCGTTCGCGCCGCGGCCCGTAAGTCCCCAGGCGTTTCCCCTCCCGGCGCCATCCGACTGGCAGAGGCTTCCAACAAGCTCCAAATCGTCAAATCGAATATCATTGCAGGTCTGAAAGCCTACGATGAAACCAGAAATGACTCCGAAAAGCTGATGTCCATGGCCTTCGCAATCGCCATGAACAATGTGAAGATCTGCTCGTCGGAAACCATCTTGGAAATCATCAATCATGCCATGCTGATCTGCGGCATCATGGGTTACAAAAACGGGACGCCGTTCAGCCTGGGAAGACACTTGCGCGATGCGCATTCGGCGCAGTTGATGATTTCGAACGACCGCGTATTGGGCAATTCCGCCAACCTCTTGCTTGTTCAGAAGCAGGACACGAGCCTTTTGGGATAAGACCATGGACATGCAACCTTCCTTTCTTGATCGCCTGTTCGACAAGGGGCTGCTGATAGACACCGGCGTGGATGGTCTCTATGGCCGCAGCGGCCAGTTCGAGGACGTCATCGTGGCTTTCGAGCGACTGATCGACACCGTCGGTGGCCCCGACAAGGCCGAAGCCATTCGCTTTCCGCCCGGCATCAATCGCGCCTATTTCGAAAAAAGCGGATACATGAAAAGCTTCCCGCAGCTTGCAGGAACGGTGCATTCCTTCTGCGGCTGTGAACTGGACCATATCAGCCTCATCAAGAGCATGGATGAAGGCACGGACTGGACGAAAGACCAGAAGATCACGGATATCGTGCTGACGCCTGCCGCCTGTTACCCGCTGTATCCGACAATCGCAAAGCGCGGAAATCTGCCCGCCACCGGTGGCCTCTACGATATTCAATCCTACTGCTTCCGCCATGAACCATCGAAAGATCCCGCCCGGCAGCAGCTTTTCCGCATGCGCGAATATGTGCGCATGGGCACGGAAAGCGACGTGACAGAGTTCCGTCAGCTCTGGATGGATCGCGGCGTCGAGATGATGGAAAAAATCGGCCTCGACGTGAAGATCGATATCGCGAACGATCCCTTCTTCGGGCGTGCGGGCAAGATGCTAGTCAACAACCAGCGCGACCAGAACCTGAAATTCGAACTGCTGATCCCGGTGACTTCCGACACCAACCTGACGGCCTGCATGAGCTTTAACTACCATCAGGATTCGTTCGGCACGAAATGGGGCCTGAACCTCGACGATGGCGCGGTTGCGCACACCGCCTGCGTCGGCTTCGGGCTCGAGCGAATCGCGCTGGCGCTGTTTGCCAAACACGGGCTGGATGTGGATCAATGGCCGCAAGCGGTTCGCGAAACGCTCTGGGGTTGAGGCTTGCATGACGGCAGTATTCCCGGCCTTGAGCGATGACACCTATGTTCCGCATCCGCTGCATTCATCTGAGCGGATGTGGCCGGAAACAAATTGCTATGTCGATCTGTGGATCGAGCTTCTGTCGTCGAGCGGACTTCCACCGGAAGCCATGCTCGGCTTCACGCTGACACAGGATTTCGAGGGCGATCAGTTCACCTTTTTCAAGGTGCCGCTGGAAGACCTCGAAGCGCTCTACGGCATTCGCGTCACCGAACTTGCGATCTTCGACAGGCTGGAAAGCCACATTGCGACCCAGTTGCAGCGTGGCCGCATCTGCCTGATCGAGATGGACAGCTTCTACATGCCCGACACGCACGGCACCGCCTACCGTAGGGAACACGGCAAAACGACGGTTGCGATCAACCGGATGGATGTGGAAAACCGCAGACTGGAATATTTCCACAATGGCGGCTACTTCGCGCTTTATGGAGACGACTTCTCCGGCATTTTTCAGCACCATCTTGGGGATGCCGACCTGCCTTTCCTTCCCTATACCGAGTTTGCGAAATTTCCAGAGACGCCCTCGAAGGAGCCTGATATCCGCAAGGTGGCGGAAGGCCTGCTCTCTGTCCATTTCGCACGTCGCCCCAAACACAATCCCATCCGTGCTTTCGCTGATGTCTTCCCGGCACAGGTCGCGCAGGTTGCCGACCGGCCCTTCGACTATTTTCACAAATACGCCTTCAACACGTTGCGCCAGTTCGGTGCTAATTTCGAGTTGTCCGCCAGCCATCTGGAATGGCTGGGTGGCGAAAGCCGCTTCGCCGATGCAGGGCTGCATGCTCTTCGCATATCGGAAGTCGCCAAAACCGTGCAGTTCCAGCTCGCCCGCGCTGTTGCTCGCCGAAAATTCGATACGCTCGTTACAGCGCTTGATCCCGCCATCGCAGCCTGGGACGCCATGATGGGCGCGTTGGAAACAACTCTTGCTAAGTCGAGTGAGGCGGCGTGACTGCGCCGTCCGGCATTCTCCTGAAGCAGGGACAATGTCTCAGCGAAGGCTGGACGCTGACCCTCACGGAGGCGGATGCTAGCCAGACGCCTGCAGACATACCGCTCGACGCGGAAGAGATGACGGCCCCGGTTCCCGGCACTGTCGCGCAGGCACTGGAAGCGCTTGGTCGGTTCGATCGCCACAATCCGCACCCGCTCAACGGACATGACGCATGGTACCGATTGACACTGGTGTCCGACCAGACTGGCCCCGCCATTCTGCGTTTTCACGGGCTGGCAACGGTGGCAGAAATATTTCTGAACGGTCAGCTCGTCGCCAACGTTACCAGCATGTTCGAAGCGCTGGATGTGCCCTTCGATCTGACCGGTGTCGATGAGCTCGCGCTGTGCTTCAGGGCCCTTGCCCCGCGTCTGGAAAGAACCGGCCCGCGTGCGCGCTGGCGTCCGCAGATGATGAACTCTCAAGGATTACGGCTGATCAGGACGACGGCATTGGGCTACATGCCGGGCTGGTGCCCGGAAATCCATGCTGCTGGCCCCTGGCGCGGGATCAGTCTGCTGACGAAGCCCGTTTTTGAGGTACTCTCGTTCCACTGCGAACTGGACGGTGACGGAACGGGCCGGATTCAGCTTAGCCTTCGTGCAGAAAATGAGAACTCGCGTGTCAGCATCACGTGCAACGGCGTCTCGGCAACGTTGGAGCACCGCGGAGAAAATGTCTTCGAGGGCAGCTTGGCGCTTCCCGATATCGAGCCATGGTGGCCTGCGACCCATGGCAAGCCTGCGCTGTTTAACGTCTACATCGACATAGACGGGCAGAGCCATTGCCTCGGCAAGACAGGGTTTCGCCGGATCGAGATCGACAAGGGTCGTGACGGCAGAGGTTTCGGCCTGAGGATCAACGGCCAATCCGTCTTTTGCCGCGGCGCCGTCTGGACGAACGCCGACATCGTCCGCCTGCCGGGCAACCGGGCAGACTACGAACCGTGGCTGCGCCTTGCCGCCGAGGCGGGCATGAACATGATTCGCATCGGTGGAACCATGACCTATGAGACGCCCGAGTTTTTCGCGCTCTGCGACGAACTCGGCATCATGGTCTGGCAAGACATGATGCTGGCCAATTTCGATTATCCGGCTAAGGATGAGGCGTTTCTCGCACATATCGAGACCGAGATAACGCAACTTCTGAAAGCGACAAGCCTATCGCCTTCGCTTGCCGTGCTGTGCGGCGGCAGCGAGATGTATCAGCAAGGGACGATGCTGGGGCTGTCAGAGCAATTCTGGAAAGGCCCGCTGACGGAAGAGATACTGCCGGCACACGTCAAGCGGCTGCGCCCTGATATCGCCTATGTCCCGAACTCCCCTTTCGGTGGCGCACTGCCGTTCTTTCCAAACGCGGATGTCGGCCATTACTACGGTGTCGGCGCCTATTGCAGACCGCTGGATGATGCAAGGCGGGCAGACGTGCGCTTTGCCGCTGAGTGTCTGGCTTTTTCCAATGTGCCGCAGCAACGCACCCTGGAAAAGCACTTGCCCGCAAAGCCGGTTCACGACCCCAGATGGAAGGCGCGTGTCCCGAGAGACCGGGGCGCTTCCTGGGATTTCGAGGACGTCAGAGACCACTATATCAAGCTGCTCTACGAGCTCGATCCTGCCGTTCTTCGACGGGAAAACGCAGATCGCTATCTTGATCTCTCACGAGCGGTAACCGCAGAAGTCATTGACGCCGCATTTGCAGAATGGAGGCGTTCCGGGTCCAGTTGCCAGGGTGCTCTGGTCTGGACATTGCAGGATTTGCTGCCGGGTGCCGGCTGGGGCCTGATCGATTCGATCGGCGAGCCGAAGTCGGCATGGTACGGTTTGAAACGGGCGTGTCGCGCCCTACAGATCAGCCTAATAGATGAGGGCACGAATGGCCTCGATATCCATGTCATCAATGAGGGACCGGAACCTGTTGACGTGGACGTCGAGATCGTCTGTCTGCGGGACGGTAATCAGCCTGTCGTTTCTGGCAAACGCGCGCTGACACTTGCATCCCGCGACAACCTCGCTATCCCCGCGACCGATCTGTTCGGCGCGTTTTTCGACACGACCTACGCCTATCGCTTCGGCCCGCCCTCCCATGACGTGACATTGGCGACACTCCGTGACCGGATATCGGGCACGTTGCTGGCGGAGGCTTTTCACTTTCCAATCGGGCGCAAAGCGGCGCAGCATGCAGCCACACTTCAGGCCACACCTTCGCAACATGGTGAACGCTGGTTTCTCAACGTGACGGCTGACCGGTTTGCCCAATCCGTGCATATCAGCGTCGATGGTTTTCGCCCTGCCGACGACTGGTTTCATCTGACGGCTGGCGAAGGGCGAAATATCGAGTTACTGCCATTGAGCCCATTGCGGACCGAAAAGCCCCATGGCGAAATTCGCGCGCTCGGCAGCGCCCATGTATTTCGTTTTTAAGGAATTGCGCTATAACGCGTTGTTCGTAATACCAGCGACGACAGGGGCCGCGCCTGTGGCAGCGCCCTATCCCGCCCCTAGTCTGTAAAATACGCATATCATTCATTTTCGACAGGACAATCGCCGCCATTCCCCAGCGGCTTTGACGCCATCGAAAACATCAATTACCTTCCAGTCCGGCAAGGCGCAGAAATCCTACATGGAAAAAAGTTTAACCCGCTATATCTGGAACCACACGCGGCGGCAGCAGCTTTTCATTCTGCTGATCGTGGCGCTGTCGATGATCCCGTATTTCCTGGCTTTCGACCTGCCCAAACAGATCGTCAACGGGCCGATACAGGGTGATGGTTTCGAGGGCGTCAACTCTACCCAGCTCTTCATGCATCTGACGCTCGATCTACCCTATATGGGCGCGATCACGCTGTTTCCGGGTATCGAGCTGACCCGTCTCGGCATGTTGATGGGTCTGAGCCTGACGTTTTTAGCACTCGTCATCATCAACGGCCTCTTCAAATATTACATCAACACCTACAAGGGCCGCCTTGGCGAACGCCTGCTGCGCCGCATTCGTTTTCAGCTGATCGACCGTATTCTTCTGTTCCCCCCGTCTCATTTCAAGCGGGTGAAGGGGGCGGAAATATCCAGCATGATCAAGGACGAGGTGGAGCCCCTCGGCGGCTTTACCGGCGATGCTTTCGTTCAGCCTGCGCTTCTGGGCGGACAGGCGCTGTCGGCACTGTTCTTCATTATCGTACAGAATTTCTGGCTCGGCCTCATCGCCGCTTTCATGGCGGCCATTCAGGTCGGCATCATTCCCAAGATGCGCCGTCGGCTGATCGAACTCGGCAGACAACGCCAGCTCAGCGCCCGCCAACTGGCGGGACGTATCGGGGAAATGGTCGATGGCATTGGCACGATCCATGCCTATGATACCTCCAATTACGAGCGAGCCGATGCTGCCCACCGTCTCGGCGAAATCTTCAAGATTCGCTACGACCTTTACCAGTGGAAGTTCATCGTCAAGTTCATCAATAACTTTCTGGCGCAGCTGACACCCTTCTTCTTCTACGCGCTGGGCGGCTACCTGACGCTGCGCGGCAGCCTCGATGTCGGTCAGCTGGTAGCGGTCATCAACGCCTATAAGGAACTTCCCGGCCCGCTGAAGGAACTGATCGACTGGGATCAGGCCCGTCAGGACGTTCAGGTCAAGTATGAGCAGGTGTTCGAACAGTTCGATTCACCGACCATGATCGACGGCAAAATCCAGGCACTGTCGCCGGAAGCGGCTGCGGCCATCACCGGACCGCTGGTCATCGCCGGACTGTCGCTCGATGACGATAGCGGCACGCGCCTGCTGGATCAGGCATCCCTGACGATCAATCCGGGTGAAACCATTGCCATCGTCGGCGGCTCCGGTGCAGAAGCCCTGGCGGATGCGCTGGGCAGAACGCTCTGGCCGACATCCGGCAAGATTACATTCGGCGATGCCGACTTGCACGAACTGCCCGAATCCGTGACGGGGCGGCGCATTTCCTATGTGTCTGCCGATACGTATTTCTTCCATGCAAGCCTGAGGGAAAACCTTGTCTATGGCCTGAAACACGCGCCCTTGAAAGCAAGAGATTACGAGGGCGCGGAGCTGGAGCATCGGAAATGGGAGATACGCGAAGCGAAACTGGCGGAAAATCCTGACATCGATATCAACAGTGACTGGATCGATTATCAGTCCAGTC from the Agrobacterium vaccinii genome contains:
- a CDS encoding P1 family peptidase; protein product: MEGCPLLHNLLTDIDGVAVGHATDFVLGSGVTAIIFDTPAIASGSVLGGAPGGRDTALLDPSMTVEAVDAFVLSGGSAFGLDAAGGVQSGLREIGRGFQVGPAKVPIVPQAILMDLLNGGNKNWGLHSPYRDMGYEAFKAASATPFALGTVGAGTGGTTATFKGGLGSASAQTSNGLRVAAIVAVNAMGSATVGAGQHFWAAPFEDSGEFGGHGLPSVFTGTDTAMRIKGVTLTATTIGAVVTDAILTKAQAHRLSIMAHDGLARAILPSHLSSDGDTMFAAATGRKPLRAAADFSELCHLATLVTARAIARGIFEAAALPHEGAQPSWKDSFGDGRL
- a CDS encoding thiazole synthase, giving the protein MLTLYEREVSSRLLLGTARYPSPAVLADAVRASRTDILTISLRRETAGGKTGGQFFEMIRELDRLVLPNTAGCHTAKEAVLTARMAREVFKTNWIKLEVIGHHDTLQPDVFALVEAARILSDDGFDVFPYTTDDLVVAEKLVDAGCKVLMPWCAPIGSAMGPLNISALRSMRAHFPDVSMIVDAGLGRPSHAATVMELGFDAVLLNTAVAGAGNPVLMAGAFAKAVTAGREACLSGMLEPRDMAVPSTPMIGTAVFS
- the thiS gene encoding sulfur carrier protein ThiS; translated protein: MRVLVNGQERDLATATLSQLLAMLDYEGDWLATAVNGDLVHAEDRSDFRLKDFDRIEILSPMQGG
- the thiO gene encoding glycine oxidase ThiO; translated protein: MRVLIKGAGVVGLTAALELTERGFSVEVFDISTEVGRGASWYAGGMLAPWCERESADEAVIALGRSALDWWDEATPGLVVRNGTLVVAPARDRAELSRFAARTRNHRLMAEDEIGELEPDLAGRFRQGLLFADEGHLDPRLALLALQQRLVAKGVAFHLGEDGVAEADFDRVIDCTGHAQVGTLPALRGVRGEMLYLSTGEVSLSRPVRLLHPRIPHYIVPREPGRFMVGATMIESQDGGPISARSLMELLNAAYALHPAFGEAKIIEMGTGIRPAFPDNLPGIEENGKTLHINGAYRHGFLLSPAMAQQAADIIENKEVSHASSGERARA
- the thiC gene encoding phosphomethylpyrimidine synthase ThiC, whose product is MNIVAKTISPNVTTGPLPASTKVHKPGVLHPDIRVPMREIAVHPTAGEPPVTVYDSSGPYTDPSHRLDIEGGLPRLRHDWVLARGDVVAYEGRHVKPEDNGFATGERLTPEFPVRNQPLRAIDGKAVTQLAYARAGIITAEMEFVAIRENLGREALKGKMVRDGESFGAHIPDFVTPEFVRQELAAGRAIIPANINHPEAEPMIIGRNFLVKINANIGNSAVTSSMAEEVEKMVWAIRWGGDTVMDLSTGRNIHNIREWIIRNSPVPIGTVPLYQALEKVNGIAEDLTWEVFRDTLIEQAEQGVDYFTIHAGVRLHYIPLTVNRVTGIVSRGGSIMAKWCLHHHKESFLYEHFEEICDICRAYDVSFSLGDGLRPGSIADANDAAQFAELETLGELTQIAWAKDCQVMIEGPGHVPMHKIKENMDKQLKVCGEAPFYTLGPLTTDIAPGYDHITSGIGAAMIGWFGTAMLCYVTPKEHLGLPDRDDVKVGVITYKIAAHAADLAKGHPAAQIRDNALSRARFEFRWEDQFNLSLDPETARSFHDETLPKEAHKVAHFCSMCGPKFCSMRISHDIRAEAQKEGLEAMAEKFKQGGELYLPLAQPTPGE
- a CDS encoding acyl carrier protein, yielding MNSTIREILSKFGQLPVPVDTIADDADLYTAGLSSFASVQLMLGLEEAFDIEFPDSMLNRKSFASIAAIEATVKAILDGKEAA
- a CDS encoding acyl-CoA dehydrogenase family protein gives rise to the protein MDASVASTEAALSARAARVAAIAAKHADDVDAAGRFPKEAIDALRAERLLGIQIPPHLGGEGASLLQITDICCTLGQACSATAMIFAMHQIKTSSLVEHGEDSAWHSAFMRRMAAEQLLLGSATTEGGIGGNLRNSICAIEIDGERCRLQKDATVISYGSEADAILITSRANADASPTDQVMTVFLKDQYQLEKTHVWNTLGMRGTCSDGFLFNGEAPAEQVFQKPFAEIAAQSMLATSHLFWSGVWYGIAADAVARAQAFVRAAARKSPGVSPPGAIRLAEASNKLQIVKSNIIAGLKAYDETRNDSEKLMSMAFAIAMNNVKICSSETILEIINHAMLICGIMGYKNGTPFSLGRHLRDAHSAQLMISNDRVLGNSANLLLVQKQDTSLLG
- a CDS encoding amino acid--[acyl-carrier-protein] ligase, whose product is MDMQPSFLDRLFDKGLLIDTGVDGLYGRSGQFEDVIVAFERLIDTVGGPDKAEAIRFPPGINRAYFEKSGYMKSFPQLAGTVHSFCGCELDHISLIKSMDEGTDWTKDQKITDIVLTPAACYPLYPTIAKRGNLPATGGLYDIQSYCFRHEPSKDPARQQLFRMREYVRMGTESDVTEFRQLWMDRGVEMMEKIGLDVKIDIANDPFFGRAGKMLVNNQRDQNLKFELLIPVTSDTNLTACMSFNYHQDSFGTKWGLNLDDGAVAHTACVGFGLERIALALFAKHGLDVDQWPQAVRETLWG
- a CDS encoding DUF1839 family protein, which encodes MTAVFPALSDDTYVPHPLHSSERMWPETNCYVDLWIELLSSSGLPPEAMLGFTLTQDFEGDQFTFFKVPLEDLEALYGIRVTELAIFDRLESHIATQLQRGRICLIEMDSFYMPDTHGTAYRREHGKTTVAINRMDVENRRLEYFHNGGYFALYGDDFSGIFQHHLGDADLPFLPYTEFAKFPETPSKEPDIRKVAEGLLSVHFARRPKHNPIRAFADVFPAQVAQVADRPFDYFHKYAFNTLRQFGANFELSASHLEWLGGESRFADAGLHALRISEVAKTVQFQLARAVARRKFDTLVTALDPAIAAWDAMMGALETTLAKSSEAA